The following proteins are encoded in a genomic region of Hippopotamus amphibius kiboko isolate mHipAmp2 chromosome 8, mHipAmp2.hap2, whole genome shotgun sequence:
- the LOC130858275 gene encoding splicing factor 3B subunit 5: protein MTDRYTIHSQLEHLQSKYIGTGHADTTKWEWLVNQHRDSYCSYMGHFDLLNYFAIAENESKARVRFNLMEKMLQPCGPPADKPEEN from the coding sequence ATGACGGACCGCTACACCATCCACAGCCAGCTAGAGCATCTGCAGTCCAAATATATCGGCACCGGCCACGCCGACACCACCAAGTGGGAGTGGCTGGTGAACCAGCACCGCGACTCCTACTGCTCCTACATGGGCCACTTCGATCTTCTCAACTACTTCGCCATTGCCGAGAATGAGAGCAAAGCGCGAGTGCGCTTCAACTTGATGGAGAAGATGCTGCAGCCTTGCGGCCCGCCAGCCGACAAGCCGGAGGAGAACTGA